One Candidatus Zymogenus saltonus genomic region harbors:
- a CDS encoding Hsp20/alpha crystallin family protein: MKDKEIEARKKDETNVAAKAEGTREGIYYRPKVDIFETEAELTLIADIPGVEPDELDIDIADDTLTIVGKVKPADEAHNYIMQEYGVGNFFRQFTLSEVIDQEKINANFSNGVLTLKLPKVEKAKPRKITVG; this comes from the coding sequence ATGAAAGACAAAGAGATAGAGGCGAGAAAGAAGGACGAGACTAACGTCGCCGCCAAGGCGGAGGGGACCAGAGAAGGGATATACTACAGGCCCAAGGTGGATATCTTTGAAACGGAGGCGGAGCTGACGCTGATCGCCGATATTCCGGGGGTGGAGCCGGACGAACTTGATATAGACATCGCCGACGACACCCTCACGATCGTGGGGAAGGTAAAACCGGCGGACGAGGCGCACAACTACATCATGCAGGAGTACGGCGTTGGCAATTTCTTTCGCCAGTTCACCCTCTCGGAGGTCATCGACCAGGAGAAGATAAACGCCAACTTCTCAAACGGCGTCCTGACGCTCAAGCTCCCCAAGGTGGAGAAGGCAAAGCCGAGGAAGATAACGGTCGGTTAA
- a CDS encoding Hsp20/alpha crystallin family protein: MARYRWYVERDPFLNEFSRLQREMSRLWSQNFPEGQSAEAGLFPLVNIFEDQDNYFLTAEIPGLTEKDLDLSVVSDQVTIKGERKLEEKEDVNFHRRERSGGAFSRVVSFSDRVDPDKVEASLKNGVLTLKLTKAEESKPKKIRVKID, from the coding sequence ATGGCAAGATATCGATGGTATGTTGAAAGGGATCCCTTCCTCAACGAGTTCTCGAGACTTCAGAGGGAGATGTCGCGTCTCTGGAGCCAGAATTTTCCGGAAGGGCAGTCCGCCGAGGCAGGGCTTTTTCCCCTCGTGAACATCTTCGAGGACCAGGACAACTACTTCTTGACCGCGGAGATTCCGGGATTGACAGAAAAGGACCTCGATCTGTCGGTGGTCTCCGATCAGGTGACAATCAAGGGAGAGAGGAAGCTCGAGGAGAAGGAGGACGTGAATTTTCACCGTAGGGAGAGGAGCGGGGGCGCCTTTTCAAGGGTTGTCAGCTTTTCCGACAGGGTAGACCCGGACAAGGTGGAGGCGAGCCTCAAGAACGGCGTCCTAACCTTGAAACTCACCAAGGCCGAGGAGTCGAAGCCGAAGAAGATCAGGGTAAAGATTGATTAA